The region CCCCCAACACGGGCCCCAGCAGAGTGGTACGCCCGCCGATGGCCACCCCGATGAGGAACGCGATGGACGGCACCACGCCGACCTGCGACGGTGCGATGAACCCGACGATCGGCGCGAACAAAGCGCCGGCGATGCTGGCGAACAGCGCGGCGACCGTGTACGCGACGACCTTGACGTTGGCCGGGTCGTAGCCCAGGAAACGCACCCGTTCCTCGCCGTCGCGCACGGCGACCAGAAGTTCGCCGTAGCGGCTCTGCATCAGCTGGCGCACCACGGCCACGACGATCAACAACACGGCGGCCGCGATGAAATAGAGCATCCGGCGGTTCACCGGATCGGCGAGCGTGAACCCGAAGAACGTACGGAACCTGGTGAGCCCGTTGGAACCGCCGAGGCCGGTCTGGCCGACGAGCAGGATGGCCAGGGCCGCGGCCAGCGCCTGCGACAGGATCGCGAAGTACGCGCCCTTGACCTTGCGCTTGAACACGCCGAGGCCCAGCGCGGCGGCGATCGCCGCCGGCAGGACGACGATGGCGGTCAGCGTCACCGCCGGCGACGCGAAAGGCTGCCAGTACGACGGCAATTCGCGCACACCCTGGATCTGCATGAAGTCGGGCACCCCGTCGCCCCGCAACTGCGCGTCGGCGATCTTGAGGTGCATCGCCATCAGGTAGCCGCCGAGGCCGAAGAACACGCCCTGGCCCAGCACCAGCATGCCGCCGCGGCCCCAGGCCAATCC is a window of Mycolicibacterium chubuense NBB4 DNA encoding:
- the urtC gene encoding urea ABC transporter permease subunit UrtC — protein: MRAVVGRWQTWAGFGAAAVALFVAAPALLSDFRLSLLGKFLCFAIVAVGIGLAWGRGGMLVLGQGVFFGLGGYLMAMHLKIADAQLRGDGVPDFMQIQGVRELPSYWQPFASPAVTLTAIVVLPAAIAAALGLGVFKRKVKGAYFAILSQALAAALAILLVGQTGLGGSNGLTRFRTFFGFTLADPVNRRMLYFIAAAVLLIVVAVVRQLMQSRYGELLVAVRDGEERVRFLGYDPANVKVVAYTVAALFASIAGALFAPIVGFIAPSQVGVVPSIAFLIGVAIGGRTTLLGPVLGAIGVAWAQTLFSERFPSEWTYAQGLLFIVVVGFFPAGLAGLGALLTRRRTARSTSEARAEKAPDAEAEKVGARS